The DNA window AGAGGATGCGTCGCGACATGTGGAGCAAGGTGGAGATCGGGTGATCTCTCCCACCTCGAAGAACACGCACAAACCAGCGTGGCTCGCGACCTCCGGAGTTTAAGATGCGCCCCATGAGCTCTCATGACCGATCGGATCCCGAGGAGGCGCTCCGGCGGCTCCAGCAGCTCGTGGACGGCATCCCCGATGCCGCGCTCTACGCGCTGGTGATCCGGACCGATGGCTCGGTGCAGTACGAGCACGCGAGCGCGGGGGTCGAGCGGCTCTCGGGGATCCCCGCGCACGAGGTGCTCGCCGACGCGAACGCCCTGCTCACGCTGGTGCTGCCCGACGATCTGCCCGGGGTGCGCCTGCGGCTGAAGGCCTCGCTCGACAGCGGCGAGCCGTTCGACTGCGAGCTGCGGGTGCGCAGCCGCGACGGGGTGGTGCGCTGGGTGCGCAACCGGGCCACGGTCGTGAAGCTCCCCGACGGCTCGACCCGGATCACGGGCCTCGCCGTGGACGAGTCGGAGCACAAACAGGCCGAACTCCAGCGCGAGCAAGCGGAGCGGGCGCGCCGCACCTCGGAGGAGGCGCTGGTCGCTGCGCAGTCGATCGCGCGGCTCGGAGGCTTCCGACTCCACCTGCCGACACGCACGGTCCTGTGGACCGACGAGATGTTCCGGCTCCTCGGGCGCAAGGTGGGCAACGACCCGCCCTCGTTCGACGAGCTGATCGAGATGATCCACCCGGAGGACCGGCGTGGCTTCCTGGACGCGCTCGACCTGTGCGGCCGCGAGGGGGTGCCCTACATGCTGGAGCACCGGGCCCTGCGGGCGGATGGCGTCGTGGTGCACCTCGCATCGAAGGGGGTGTCGCGGCGCGACGCGACCGGCAAGGTGGTGGAGATCATCGGCACCGCGCAGGACGTCACCGAGCGGGTGATCGAGGAGCAGGCGCGCGCGCGGCTGGAAGAGCGGCTCTTGCAAGCGCAGAAGCTGGAGAGCCTGGGGCTGCTCGCGGGGGGCATCGCGCACGACTTCAACAACCTGCTCACCGGGGTGCTCACCGAGGCGAGCCTGGTGCTGGACGAGGTGCCCTACGGCTCGCCGGTGCACGGCGCGCTGCGCGCCATCGAGACGTCGGCCCGGAGGATGAGCGATCTGACGAAGCAGCTCCTCGCTTATGCGGGCGGGGGGCCGTTCACCGTGGAGCGGCTGGATCCGGTGCAGCTCGTCGGCGAGATGCTGGAGCTGCTCCGCCGCAACATCGGCCGAGAGGTGAAGCTCCTCGTCGACACGCCGCGGCTCTCCACGAGCGCCGACACCGCGGTGTGCGTCGAGGCCGATCCGACGCAGCTCCGCCAGGTGGTGATGAACCTGGTGCTCAACGCCTCCGACGCACTCCAGGGCCGGAGCGGCGAGGTCCGCATCCGGTCGTGGATCGAGACGGGCCAGAACGCATCCACGTCGAGCACGACGCTGGCCAGCAAGTCACCGAGCACGACGACGACGCTGGGGGCCACGGTGCGTCCGACCGGGCCCGGGGTGTGGGTGCTGGAGGTGTCGGACACCGGGTGCGGGATGACGCCGGAGACCCGGCGGCGCATCTTCGACCCGTTCTTCACGACCAAGGGGAGAGGTCGGGGCCTCGGCCTCTCGGCGGTGCAGGGCATCGTCCGCCGGATGTTCGGGCAGATCGAGGTGGAGAGCGAGGTGGATCGGGGGACGACGATCCGGCTGCGCGTGCCGCTGACCGCGGGTCAGGCGCCGCTCGCGAGCACGCGGGAGACGCCGTCGCGCGCAGCGCTCCAGAAGCTCCGGGTGCTGGTGGTCGACGACGAGGAGGCGGTGCGGATCACGCTGTCGCGCGTCCTCGGTCGGCGCGGGCACACGGTGGCGATGGCGGAGGACGGCAGCGACGCGATCGAGACGTTCCGCAACGCGCGCGGCAACTTCGATCTGGTGCTGCTCGACATCAGCATGCCGCGCAAGAACGGCTACGAGGCGCTGGAGGCGATCCGGAACCTGCGGGCCTCGGCCCGGGTGGTGCTCATGAGCGGCTACTCGGAAGCGCACCTGGCCGGCGCCGGGATCCACAGCGAGAGGGGCTCGGAGTCGACGATCGATGGGTTCCTGGAGAAGCCGTTCGCGGTGGAGGCGATCGACCGGGTGCTGGCCGAGGCACTGCGGGCGCGAGGCGAAGCACTCTGATCCCACGATGGGGGTGCATCCCACGACGGGGGTGCGCCCCCCGTCGGCCTGAAGCGGCCGCACCGGGAGGGGGCGTCACGAGGGTGAGGGAAGCGCCGCGGCGAGATCGGGCACGATGGCGTAGGCCGCCTCGGCCTCCTGCTTGCCTTTGAGCAGGACCGTCACCGCCTTCGCGCCGGCCGGGCGGCCAGCGGCCTGCCAGGTGCGGGCATCCATGAGGATGCCACCGGGTATGGCCTCGGCCTGGAGGCGAGAGGCGACGTTCACGCGATCGCCGATCAGGGTGAACTCGCGGCGGCCCTGAGAGCCGATGCTGGCGAGCACCACCGGGCCGGTGGCGATGCCGAGGCGGGTCGGAAAGATGGGCCGCGCAGCGTCGCGAAGCCGGCCATTGAATGCAGCGATCTCGCGCTGGAGGTCGTGCGCGGCGAGGACGGCGGCGCCAGCGTCCTTGAAGAACGAGAGCACGCCGTCGCCGAGGTACTTGTCCACCTGGCCGCCGCGGCGGTGAATGGCCTGGGTGAGGGTGGCGAGATAGAGACTGAGATCGGCGAGCAAGGGGCCCGGCTCGATCTGCTCCGAGATGCGCACGAAGCCGGCGACGTCGGTGATGAGGATGGTGAGCACCTCGCGCGTGGGCACGGGCGGAGCCTCCGGTGACGCGCTGGCCGCGGCGATGCTCGCCCAGGCGCGGTCCGAGAGGTACTCCCGGAGGGTCGCGTGGAGCTGCTGGATCTCGAGGTAGCGCTCGGACAGCTCCTTTTGCTGGCGCGCGAGCTCGCGTCGCTGGCGGTGCAGGAGGAGCTGGGTGCCCACGCGAGCGAGGACCTCCTGGACGTGGAACGGTTTGGTGACGTAGTCGACGCCGCCCGCGTCGAAGGCCGCCACCTTGTCCTCCAGCTCGGACAGCACGCTGATGAAGATCACCGGGACGTCGGCGGTGCGTCTGTCGGCCT is part of the Chondromyces crocatus genome and encodes:
- a CDS encoding hybrid sensor histidine kinase/response regulator gives rise to the protein MSSHDRSDPEEALRRLQQLVDGIPDAALYALVIRTDGSVQYEHASAGVERLSGIPAHEVLADANALLTLVLPDDLPGVRLRLKASLDSGEPFDCELRVRSRDGVVRWVRNRATVVKLPDGSTRITGLAVDESEHKQAELQREQAERARRTSEEALVAAQSIARLGGFRLHLPTRTVLWTDEMFRLLGRKVGNDPPSFDELIEMIHPEDRRGFLDALDLCGREGVPYMLEHRALRADGVVVHLASKGVSRRDATGKVVEIIGTAQDVTERVIEEQARARLEERLLQAQKLESLGLLAGGIAHDFNNLLTGVLTEASLVLDEVPYGSPVHGALRAIETSARRMSDLTKQLLAYAGGGPFTVERLDPVQLVGEMLELLRRNIGREVKLLVDTPRLSTSADTAVCVEADPTQLRQVVMNLVLNASDALQGRSGEVRIRSWIETGQNASTSSTTLASKSPSTTTTLGATVRPTGPGVWVLEVSDTGCGMTPETRRRIFDPFFTTKGRGRGLGLSAVQGIVRRMFGQIEVESEVDRGTTIRLRVPLTAGQAPLASTRETPSRAALQKLRVLVVDDEEAVRITLSRVLGRRGHTVAMAEDGSDAIETFRNARGNFDLVLLDISMPRKNGYEALEAIRNLRASARVVLMSGYSEAHLAGAGIHSERGSESTIDGFLEKPFAVEAIDRVLAEALRARGEAL
- a CDS encoding response regulator, yielding MSDTSRHDSSPPLSWRRPSLSSTSPGVVLVVDDKPENLSLLSSVLSAEGYEVRAAITGAMALVAAAADPPDIILLDVNMPEMDGYEVCRRLKADRRTADVPVIFISVLSELEDKVAAFDAGGVDYVTKPFHVQEVLARVGTQLLLHRQRRELARQQKELSERYLEIQQLHATLREYLSDRAWASIAAASASPEAPPVPTREVLTILITDVAGFVRISEQIEPGPLLADLSLYLATLTQAIHRRGGQVDKYLGDGVLSFFKDAGAAVLAAHDLQREIAAFNGRLRDAARPIFPTRLGIATGPVVLASIGSQGRREFTLIGDRVNVASRLQAEAIPGGILMDARTWQAAGRPAGAKAVTVLLKGKQEAEAAYAIVPDLAAALPSPS